Proteins encoded in a region of the Moritella marina ATCC 15381 genome:
- a CDS encoding DUF58 domain-containing protein, with translation MAWKSWFATANKSGDSPHDDPRIYTDLNDLLKIKAQKTGFSFVPQQGRCSIFSGLHESRLRGRGLNFEELRHYNNGDDVKNLDWKVTLRTGKPHVRAYSEEKERQIWLCVDQRQSMFFSSQQTMKSVVAANLAALCLWRVLADADRVGGYIFNDHSSFHLKPQRSNALAMQFIQQLHTVNHQLQVGISGVDVPKIRLTDMLATLQELQAKSKTFVIISDWYGFDEECANRLRALQQHNDVIAVHISDPLEQNLRNVDSLITSDGHYQLQLSSQQLQRNKNALQHAYQAAFLAKQNLLQQALQLSAFSIIDVGTDGNEINQFKSAFHMNHKNSGEE, from the coding sequence ATGGCTTGGAAATCATGGTTTGCAACGGCTAATAAATCAGGTGATTCGCCTCATGATGATCCACGTATATACACGGATTTAAATGATTTATTAAAAATTAAAGCGCAAAAAACTGGCTTTAGTTTTGTGCCCCAGCAGGGACGCTGTAGTATTTTTTCGGGGTTACATGAATCGCGCTTACGTGGGCGAGGATTAAATTTTGAAGAGTTACGTCATTACAATAATGGCGATGATGTGAAAAATTTAGATTGGAAAGTGACGTTAAGAACCGGCAAACCGCATGTGCGTGCTTATAGCGAAGAAAAAGAGCGGCAGATTTGGCTATGTGTGGATCAGCGTCAATCGATGTTTTTTAGTTCACAACAAACGATGAAGTCAGTTGTCGCGGCGAATCTTGCTGCACTGTGTCTATGGCGTGTACTTGCTGATGCCGACCGTGTTGGTGGTTATATTTTTAATGACCACTCGAGTTTTCATTTAAAACCACAGCGCAGTAACGCATTAGCGATGCAATTTATTCAGCAATTGCATACTGTTAATCATCAACTGCAAGTCGGTATTTCGGGTGTGGACGTGCCCAAGATACGTTTAACCGATATGTTAGCGACACTGCAAGAATTACAAGCAAAGTCGAAAACATTTGTCATCATCAGCGATTGGTATGGCTTTGATGAAGAATGTGCAAACCGGTTACGTGCGTTGCAGCAGCATAATGATGTTATTGCTGTGCATATCAGTGATCCTCTTGAACAGAATCTAAGAAATGTCGATTCACTGATTACCAGTGATGGGCATTATCAATTACAGCTTTCTAGTCAGCAATTACAACGTAATAAAAATGCCTTACAACATGCTTATCAAGCTGCTTTTTTGGCTAAGCAAAATTTGTTACAACAAGCACTGCAATTATCTGCATTTTCGATAATAGATGTTGGTACTGACGGCAATGAGATTAATCAATTTAAGTCTGCTTTTCATATGAATCATAAAAATAGCGGAGAGGAATGA
- a CDS encoding DUF4381 domain-containing protein: protein MADVDNANLVGDAFGNLLLRDMVQINAPEQVSFLPQTWGWLVVGLVLALLIGRYLLLAGQKYWRNRYRKKLQSKLLAFDVSDCSHTPRFIHQLLQQACLQAYPKQSLTAGQLQGPAFLVFLDSCTQDCTEFDSAIGELWQQALYLPLALSEWSAAHNQILILSTQRWLKLHIDEAELDTGIGRELGTGLGGNEHVHNKHD, encoded by the coding sequence ATGGCAGATGTTGATAATGCAAATTTAGTCGGCGATGCATTCGGTAACTTACTATTACGCGACATGGTACAAATTAATGCCCCTGAGCAGGTAAGCTTTTTGCCGCAAACTTGGGGGTGGCTGGTAGTTGGTTTAGTACTGGCATTATTGATTGGTCGCTATTTACTGCTAGCAGGGCAGAAATATTGGCGAAATCGTTATCGGAAAAAATTGCAATCTAAATTACTCGCTTTCGATGTAAGTGACTGTTCACATACACCACGGTTTATTCACCAATTATTACAGCAAGCATGTTTGCAAGCATATCCAAAGCAGTCATTAACAGCCGGTCAATTACAAGGACCTGCGTTTTTAGTTTTTTTAGATAGCTGCACACAAGACTGTACCGAGTTTGATTCGGCGATAGGGGAGTTATGGCAACAAGCGCTGTATTTACCACTAGCGCTAAGTGAGTGGTCTGCTGCCCATAATCAGATATTGATATTATCTACGCAGCGCTGGCTTAAATTACATATTGATGAAGCCGAATTAGATACTGGGATAGGTCGTGAGCTAGGTACTGGGCTAGGAGGAAATGAGCATGTTCACAATAAGCATGATTGA
- a CDS encoding VWA domain-containing protein, with protein sequence MFTISMIEFSYPWLFLLLPLPWFIQRFSPAYKIKQSALQVPFFSQLVRLSGEQPNTGAVKLEPKIWQRMALSLVWLFLVVAMAKPMWLGEPQIRSQFGRDLMVVVDLSGSMDSRDFSVPGSDSISRLTAVKNVLVEFSQQRSGDRLGLILFGDAAYLQAPFTADHQAWLGLLNESEVAMAGQSTHLGDALGLAIKVMTDEVIKAPIAKENSNASADKSTAEKSTADKQKVVIVLTDGNDTDSLVPPLEAAKIAASRGIKIHMIAIGDPRTFGEQALDMVVIDGVAEITGGQAFQAISSVELNRVYAEISKLEPSQFASFSYQPKVSVHYASIALSIGIYFIIYSLVIWRSYYLSKQPSKRDLLLNKRGED encoded by the coding sequence ATGTTCACAATAAGCATGATTGAGTTCAGTTATCCGTGGTTATTTTTATTGTTGCCATTACCTTGGTTTATTCAACGATTTTCGCCAGCCTATAAAATAAAACAGTCAGCGCTACAAGTGCCGTTTTTTAGTCAACTGGTGCGTTTATCTGGAGAACAGCCTAATACAGGGGCGGTGAAGCTAGAACCGAAAATATGGCAACGTATGGCATTATCGCTGGTGTGGTTATTTTTGGTTGTGGCGATGGCAAAACCTATGTGGCTGGGTGAACCACAAATACGTTCGCAGTTTGGTCGCGATTTGATGGTGGTGGTCGATTTATCTGGTTCGATGGATAGTCGAGATTTTAGTGTTCCGGGTAGCGACAGTATTTCACGCTTAACGGCGGTAAAAAATGTATTAGTTGAATTTTCACAGCAGCGTAGCGGTGATCGTTTAGGGTTAATTTTATTTGGTGATGCCGCCTATTTACAAGCACCATTTACCGCCGATCATCAAGCATGGCTGGGGTTGTTAAATGAGTCGGAAGTGGCTATGGCTGGGCAAAGTACGCACCTTGGTGATGCCTTAGGGTTAGCGATAAAAGTAATGACGGATGAAGTGATAAAAGCGCCTATAGCAAAAGAAAATAGTAACGCGAGTGCAGATAAAAGCACTGCTGAGAAGAGTACCGCGGATAAACAAAAAGTAGTGATTGTATTAACTGATGGTAATGATACCGATAGTTTGGTGCCGCCGTTAGAGGCGGCAAAAATTGCGGCGAGTCGTGGTATTAAAATCCACATGATTGCTATTGGCGATCCTCGTACCTTTGGCGAGCAAGCTCTGGATATGGTAGTGATTGACGGTGTTGCTGAAATCACCGGTGGGCAAGCTTTTCAGGCAATCTCTTCCGTCGAGCTAAATCGGGTTTATGCTGAGATAAGCAAACTAGAGCCGAGTCAATTTGCGAGTTTTAGCTATCAACCTAAAGTAAGTGTTCACTATGCTTCTATCGCATTGTCAATTGGTATTTACTTTATTATTTACAGCTTAGTTATATGGCGTAGTTACTATCTTAGCAAGCAACCATCTAAACGTGATCTGTTGTTGAATAAGCGAGGGGAGGATTAA
- a CDS encoding VWA domain-containing protein, with the protein MYFSIIWQNFHFIRPFWLLAFVPFVLFFVINFQQKKSQESRLKDFPPHLAAALTVGEQGWKKLLPLKLWGFLVVLAIIIAAGPSWLRQASPFGEDTAPLVIVLDVSESMLQQDIQPSRLVRAKQKISDLLALREGGSTALVVYAGSAHTAMALTRDNAIFTPLLQAVSPKIMPRKGKFAEYSLANIDTLLAAERSKGNPGSVLLITDGLGSDTKARFVDYFNGSINNNTSTTNSNLNSQQSPPLLLVLGVGNSEQAVSVPFDADGLKSLAKSASGYYQPISTDNSDVEWIQDNIQQFMLLSNDNAQPWADMGYNLVFLLALLFLLWFRRGWTINWSLQSVLLLFALTYFPVPPVLANAATSNTTFENMSSENLSSENKAQMTNSVKEGLQPQWRFADLWMTADQQGQYYFNRGDYAQAAVRFDDLMWKASAYYFAEEFDLARRYFMRVDNPVAQFGAASALAQSREYIAARNLFKQIVKENPDYLQAAHNLAIVQKIIDDINRMSESQTNNENEASKELGDQPQTSDGAEKMMRQEQLIKESYNAEQLLQDEALNKAWMKRVQGDPERFLMTKFSQQLQTEGRL; encoded by the coding sequence ATGTACTTTTCCATTATATGGCAAAACTTTCATTTTATACGACCGTTCTGGTTATTGGCTTTTGTGCCATTTGTTTTATTTTTCGTGATTAATTTTCAGCAAAAAAAATCACAAGAATCGCGGCTTAAAGATTTTCCACCACACTTGGCGGCGGCATTGACCGTTGGTGAGCAAGGTTGGAAAAAACTATTACCGTTAAAGTTATGGGGCTTTCTCGTTGTACTGGCCATTATCATTGCAGCAGGACCGAGTTGGTTACGCCAAGCATCGCCTTTTGGTGAGGATACGGCGCCGTTGGTGATTGTTTTAGATGTATCAGAGTCTATGTTGCAACAAGATATTCAACCGAGTCGGCTGGTGCGGGCAAAACAAAAAATAAGTGATTTATTGGCACTACGTGAAGGTGGCAGTACTGCGCTGGTGGTTTATGCTGGCAGTGCACATACCGCGATGGCATTAACCCGCGATAACGCTATTTTTACGCCATTATTGCAAGCGGTATCGCCTAAGATTATGCCACGAAAAGGTAAATTTGCTGAATATAGTTTAGCGAATATAGATACATTGTTAGCTGCTGAGCGCAGTAAAGGTAATCCGGGATCTGTGCTATTGATTACTGATGGATTAGGCAGCGATACAAAAGCACGCTTTGTTGATTACTTTAATGGCTCTATTAATAACAATACAAGTACCACTAATTCCAATTTAAATTCACAGCAAAGCCCGCCCTTGTTATTAGTTTTAGGTGTTGGGAATAGTGAGCAAGCTGTGTCAGTCCCTTTTGACGCCGATGGATTAAAATCGTTAGCAAAAAGTGCAAGTGGTTACTATCAGCCTATATCTACCGATAATAGCGATGTTGAATGGATACAAGATAATATTCAGCAATTTATGTTGCTGAGCAATGACAATGCTCAACCTTGGGCTGATATGGGCTATAACTTAGTATTTTTATTAGCGCTATTATTTTTGTTGTGGTTCCGTCGTGGCTGGACAATTAATTGGAGCCTGCAGTCGGTATTACTCTTGTTTGCTTTAACTTATTTTCCAGTTCCGCCAGTATTGGCTAACGCAGCCACTTCAAACACGACCTTTGAAAATATGAGCTCTGAAAATCTGAGTTCTGAAAATAAAGCTCAGATGACAAATTCAGTCAAAGAAGGTCTACAACCACAATGGCGTTTTGCTGATTTATGGATGACAGCCGATCAGCAAGGACAATATTATTTTAACCGCGGGGACTATGCTCAAGCTGCAGTGCGTTTTGATGATCTTATGTGGAAAGCTTCTGCCTATTATTTTGCTGAAGAATTTGACCTCGCTCGTCGCTATTTTATGCGGGTAGATAACCCCGTCGCACAATTTGGAGCTGCTAGTGCCTTAGCGCAATCACGTGAGTATATCGCGGCTCGAAATTTGTTTAAGCAGATAGTAAAAGAAAATCCGGACTATCTGCAAGCTGCACATAATTTAGCGATAGTGCAGAAGATTATTGATGATATTAATCGCATGAGTGAAAGCCAAACAAATAACGAGAATGAAGCATCAAAAGAATTAGGTGATCAACCACAAACAAGTGATGGTGCCGAGAAAATGATGAGACAAGAACAGCTCATTAAGGAAAGTTATAACGCCGAACAATTGTTGCAAGATGAGGCGCTTAATAAGGCATGGATGAAACGTGTGCAAGGCGATCCAGAACGTTTTCTCATGACTAAGTTTTCTCAACAGTTGCAAACGGAGGGAAGACTATGA
- a CDS encoding BatD family protein, translating into MMRFIYTTICCLAFQIVMINVAQATTVQDLLQQNKLQIKAWIAPSSENIDGTLNALNMIGSEFAPRQQVDLYIQVKTDRWFAAGTYISPFSVDNSLVLQRNKLANNYAQRENGITWSIQEWQLTLYPQLSGEYIVPAIPVSVSIASAPGEKVTGHLLTTPLSFNVALPDARLSQDVNWVTAPELTFSQVWNIEPDSELKVGDAITRTVTIAGRDTSIMQLPDFAPFQSDRVQSYRDKGNARDSEDRDGFYASKTIMHTYIIQKNGQLDLPVLNLLWWNTATQTLQPLILPGGQWLVQHTPASFVRAYQMWILSYLIIGGLVIYTGQRLWRQYQHAQLPYWLMFMVNVYRQQWSLCTRDLYNQHYKCSGNRQLRQSGSRGSCHADPLSQQQGTQLYNGNTQNNNGNTQNSSNAQDNRKGRVIAAWSEWQYSARARWQSHSIKQQKLFLVLWLAIRRK; encoded by the coding sequence ATGATGCGATTTATTTATACGACTATTTGCTGCTTAGCTTTTCAGATAGTGATGATTAATGTTGCTCAAGCGACGACAGTGCAAGATTTGTTACAGCAAAATAAATTACAAATTAAAGCGTGGATCGCACCTTCGTCAGAAAATATTGACGGCACTCTTAACGCTCTTAATATGATTGGCTCTGAATTTGCCCCTCGCCAGCAAGTTGATTTATATATTCAGGTTAAAACCGACCGTTGGTTTGCGGCGGGAACCTACATCAGTCCGTTTAGTGTCGATAATAGCTTGGTGTTACAGCGTAATAAATTAGCGAATAATTATGCTCAACGTGAAAACGGGATCACTTGGTCAATACAAGAGTGGCAATTAACACTTTATCCGCAACTGAGTGGCGAATATATCGTACCTGCTATTCCGGTGAGTGTGAGTATTGCTAGTGCGCCGGGAGAAAAAGTAACGGGTCATTTACTCACTACACCGTTAAGTTTTAATGTAGCTTTGCCTGATGCTCGGTTAAGCCAAGATGTAAATTGGGTTACTGCACCAGAGTTGACGTTTAGCCAAGTGTGGAATATTGAACCGGATAGTGAATTAAAAGTCGGGGACGCGATCACGCGAACAGTGACGATAGCAGGCAGAGATACCAGTATTATGCAGTTACCTGACTTTGCCCCGTTTCAATCTGATCGTGTGCAATCTTACCGTGACAAAGGTAATGCTCGAGATAGCGAAGATCGCGATGGCTTTTACGCCTCTAAAACCATAATGCACACTTATATTATTCAGAAAAATGGCCAATTAGATTTACCTGTATTAAACCTGTTGTGGTGGAATACTGCAACGCAAACGTTGCAGCCTTTAATCTTGCCTGGTGGGCAATGGTTGGTACAGCATACGCCTGCTAGTTTTGTTCGTGCCTATCAGATGTGGATATTAAGTTACCTTATTATAGGGGGACTGGTTATTTATACAGGTCAGCGTTTGTGGCGACAATATCAGCATGCGCAGCTGCCTTATTGGTTAATGTTTATGGTTAATGTTTATCGCCAGCAGTGGTCTTTGTGCACGCGGGATTTATACAATCAGCACTATAAATGCAGTGGTAATAGGCAGTTGCGTCAGTCTGGATCGCGAGGATCCTGTCATGCTGATCCATTGTCACAGCAACAAGGAACGCAACTATATAACGGTAATACTCAAAATAATAACGGTAATACTCAAAATAGCAGTAATGCTCAAGATAATCGTAAAGGTCGTGTCATTGCTGCTTGGTCTGAATGGCAATATAGCGCGAGAGCGAGGTGGCAGTCACATTCTATTAAACAACAGAAGCTGTTTTTAGTCTTGTGGCTAGCGATACGTAGGAAGTAA
- a CDS encoding response regulator has protein sequence MSNIVLADDHLIVAQGIASILQPEHRILAIAKNGLELVEFVKQHEPDLVITDISMPDMTGIAAIAALKRINKTVKIICLTMHEEQEYAESAIAAGAQGYVLKHEASENLVEAVNQVLKGETYLSTSVTVNTEKPQLSSRQISVLRLLAQGKSARQVADELFISPRTVEFHKYSMMKLISAKTSAELIQYAINHGLMD, from the coding sequence ATGAGTAATATAGTTTTAGCCGATGACCATTTAATTGTGGCACAAGGCATCGCCAGTATTTTACAACCTGAGCATCGTATCCTTGCTATTGCCAAAAATGGCCTAGAGTTAGTGGAGTTTGTTAAGCAACACGAGCCAGACTTAGTGATCACCGATATTAGCATGCCAGACATGACTGGCATTGCCGCGATAGCAGCCTTAAAGCGTATCAATAAAACCGTAAAGATAATTTGTCTCACCATGCACGAAGAGCAAGAATATGCCGAAAGTGCAATAGCAGCTGGTGCGCAAGGCTACGTATTAAAACATGAAGCGAGTGAAAATTTAGTTGAAGCGGTAAACCAAGTATTGAAAGGCGAAACTTACCTCTCTACCTCAGTGACAGTGAACACTGAAAAGCCTCAATTATCCTCTCGTCAAATCAGCGTTTTACGATTATTAGCGCAAGGAAAGTCGGCGCGCCAAGTCGCTGATGAATTATTTATTTCGCCACGAACCGTCGAGTTTCATAAATATTCCATGATGAAATTGATCAGTGCTAAAACCAGTGCAGAGTTGATCCAATACGCGATTAATCATGGCTTGATGGATTAA
- a CDS encoding GAF domain-containing sensor histidine kinase has translation MRELPKFNKANLSVEQLTIEISNWLLENDTEDLPEAIEFALASFMPYIASQRMSLVRLTEDSRFEGALTVAAPGYNRVSLPAQGIYSPYLEQISKGELIIAEGNIDQILNTDEVLLAEMQGIIAHIMVPFRVRGKIWGGIAASRYVGSIHWREDTIHRVRSFGQILASTYERYAYWEKLQQKNQQLELLSRHLMDNQENERRMLSRELHDNFSQRMALLTIKASSLSNTLIVDSEKQSAHELHDEIQGLAKDMQALSRSLHPAILEDLGLFTALKSECRRLSTIKDIDIQTLFDPLPALNKELSLNLYRILQETLNNVAKHAQASAVFVSLQYSDTDLHFQIIDDGIGCDLNLNQNNGSIGLISIRERAQLFNGSAVFSSPEDGGFIVDIMIPAIKEYYE, from the coding sequence ATGCGTGAACTACCCAAATTCAACAAAGCAAACTTGAGCGTTGAACAACTTACCATTGAAATATCAAATTGGTTGTTAGAGAACGATACCGAAGATCTACCCGAAGCCATTGAATTCGCGTTAGCTTCCTTCATGCCATATATAGCATCTCAGCGTATGTCACTCGTGCGTTTAACCGAAGATAGCCGCTTTGAAGGTGCCTTAACAGTTGCAGCGCCGGGCTATAACCGGGTGTCATTACCCGCACAAGGTATTTACTCCCCTTACCTAGAGCAAATAAGTAAAGGTGAATTAATTATTGCCGAAGGCAATATAGATCAAATTCTAAATACTGATGAGGTGCTACTTGCAGAAATGCAAGGCATTATAGCCCATATCATGGTGCCATTTCGCGTCCGAGGAAAAATTTGGGGGGGGATCGCAGCAAGTCGTTATGTCGGCTCAATACATTGGCGTGAAGACACAATTCACCGAGTTCGCAGCTTTGGTCAGATCCTAGCATCAACCTATGAACGTTATGCGTATTGGGAAAAACTGCAACAAAAAAATCAACAGCTCGAATTGTTATCACGTCATTTAATGGATAACCAAGAAAATGAGCGTCGTATGTTATCACGTGAGCTCCATGACAACTTTTCACAACGCATGGCATTACTGACCATTAAGGCATCATCATTATCTAATACCTTAATTGTCGACAGTGAAAAACAATCGGCTCATGAACTTCACGATGAAATACAAGGATTAGCGAAAGATATGCAAGCACTATCACGCTCATTACACCCTGCTATTCTGGAAGATCTCGGTTTATTTACGGCCTTAAAATCCGAATGTCGACGCTTATCTACAATTAAAGACATTGATATTCAAACGCTATTTGATCCGCTCCCAGCATTAAATAAAGAACTGTCCTTAAATCTATACCGAATTTTACAAGAAACACTCAACAACGTCGCTAAGCACGCCCAAGCATCAGCAGTGTTTGTATCCCTGCAATACAGCGATACCGACCTGCACTTTCAAATAATTGATGATGGCATTGGCTGCGATTTAAATTTAAATCAAAATAACGGCAGTATTGGATTAATTAGTATTCGGGAGCGCGCGCAGCTGTTTAATGGCTCTGCAGTATTCAGCTCTCCTGAAGATGGCGGTTTTATCGTCGATATAATGATCCCTGCTATAAAGGAATATTATGAGTAA
- a CDS encoding HlyD family secretion protein, whose product MLEGLAVWALLIYLLRLVGMPWNKHSKAFTYIGGSAWLLFVWVGLITYTPMDLSGGSLVQSPHIQLRPGSTKVTGNIKAIHVKPNQQVTEGQLIYELEDQVYQIALNKAAAQVQSAKVALSSSLDDVRINESKYAIANKEIKINRDQQVEMQADLNWKSTTLQRYIDQNEVAAFTITESKLDEQKTAVQVASAKLTVLQSQAEKLELNAQQAQLNTIKSGHSVNSRKADVANQTEVYAQAQWNLDNTRVYAPADGYLTNFIIREGQYIGAMPRIQMYTNEKYVLMRVNHQAIRNIKVGQASEFASAVYPGHIFSAEVEGIIEATGEAQGSLLAKETSVRATTGQNVMNKHHFVRLKLIETEDYDIPVGSVGLAWISGAKPIAFLGFLDVIRGVIIRMKSQIYYFYSM is encoded by the coding sequence ATGTTAGAAGGTTTAGCGGTATGGGCATTACTTATCTATTTACTACGTTTAGTTGGGATGCCGTGGAATAAACATTCTAAGGCTTTTACCTATATTGGTGGTTCTGCGTGGTTATTATTCGTTTGGGTAGGCTTAATCACCTATACGCCGATGGACCTATCGGGAGGTTCGTTAGTACAATCCCCGCATATTCAGTTACGTCCAGGATCTACCAAGGTTACTGGTAATATTAAAGCGATTCATGTAAAACCGAACCAGCAGGTAACTGAAGGCCAGCTGATTTATGAACTTGAAGATCAGGTTTATCAGATTGCATTAAACAAAGCTGCGGCGCAGGTGCAGAGTGCTAAAGTTGCTTTATCATCGTCACTTGATGACGTGCGCATTAATGAATCTAAATATGCAATTGCCAATAAAGAAATTAAAATCAATCGTGATCAACAAGTTGAAATGCAAGCTGACCTGAATTGGAAAAGCACGACATTACAACGTTATATTGATCAGAATGAAGTTGCTGCATTTACCATTACAGAAAGTAAGTTAGATGAGCAAAAAACAGCAGTGCAAGTTGCGAGTGCCAAATTAACTGTGCTGCAATCGCAAGCTGAAAAATTAGAGCTAAACGCGCAACAAGCACAGCTTAATACCATCAAGTCTGGCCATTCTGTAAATAGCCGTAAAGCGGATGTCGCGAATCAAACTGAAGTGTATGCACAAGCACAGTGGAATTTAGATAATACTCGAGTTTATGCCCCTGCTGATGGTTACTTAACTAACTTTATTATTCGTGAAGGTCAATATATTGGTGCTATGCCACGTATCCAAATGTATACCAATGAGAAATACGTGCTAATGCGTGTTAATCATCAAGCGATCCGTAATATTAAAGTTGGCCAAGCATCTGAATTTGCTTCTGCTGTTTACCCTGGACATATTTTCTCTGCTGAGGTTGAAGGTATTATCGAAGCGACAGGTGAAGCGCAAGGTTCGTTATTAGCGAAAGAAACATCGGTGAGAGCAACAACGGGACAGAATGTAATGAATAAACATCACTTCGTTCGCCTTAAATTGATTGAAACTGAAGATTATGATATTCCGGTGGGCTCAGTTGGTCTGGCTTGGATTAGTGGTGCTAAACCGATTGCTTTCCTCGGTTTTCTTGATGTTATCCGTGGTGTTATTATTCGCATGAAATCACAAATATACTACTTCTATTCGATGTAA
- a CDS encoding DUF924 family protein — translation MYKDVIKFWFEDINPAKWWVKDVAFDQVILSRFSELHQRAVAGELFHWRRSAEGRLAEIIILDQFSRNMFRDTPSAFAADNMALVLAQEAVACGADRELSQLQCSFLYMPFMHSESVVIHQQAVFLYKGNDIQSNFDFELQHQSIIEKFGRYPHRNTILGRESTAAELDFLETPGSSF, via the coding sequence ATGTACAAAGATGTAATTAAATTTTGGTTTGAAGACATTAATCCAGCCAAATGGTGGGTTAAAGATGTTGCATTTGATCAAGTTATTTTGTCCCGTTTTAGCGAGTTGCACCAACGTGCTGTAGCGGGGGAGTTGTTTCATTGGCGTCGCAGTGCTGAAGGTCGATTAGCCGAAATTATCATTTTGGATCAGTTTTCTCGAAATATGTTTCGTGATACGCCGAGCGCATTTGCTGCCGATAATATGGCATTAGTACTTGCGCAGGAAGCGGTCGCTTGTGGAGCTGATAGAGAACTGTCGCAACTGCAATGCAGCTTTCTTTATATGCCTTTTATGCATAGTGAATCTGTCGTTATTCATCAACAAGCGGTATTTCTATATAAAGGTAATGATATTCAATCTAATTTTGATTTTGAATTACAGCATCAGAGCATTATCGAAAAATTTGGTCGTTATCCGCACCGTAATACGATCCTTGGCCGAGAGTCGACAGCCGCGGAACTCGATTTTCTTGAGACTCCAGGTTCAAGCTTTTAA